The following are from one region of the Bacillus methanolicus MGA3 genome:
- a CDS encoding type III polyketide synthase translates to MPIILSAAEAIPPYVIEQQQAMEFAGELFSDSFKDIERLLTAFQNGQIEKRHFVKGLEWFKHERTFEEKNNAYIEKAVQLGAEAITKCLTNSFFLKNEIPYEEIDAIITVSTTGLATPSIEARIMNILPFSSYTKRIPIFGLGCAGGAAGLSRAYEYCLAFPKENVLVLSIELCSLTFQRNDHSKSNLIGASLFADGAACAVVCGRASDILSYQKRASSPNIFATQSATMKNTLDVMGWDVKNDGLFVVFSKDIPTKIETWLKPNVEKLIREWNIGLNDIDHFIAHPGGKKVLEAYVKELNLPENMTKDSLEILKEYGNMSSATIIYVLRRIMEKANKGEIGLAAALGPGFSSELLLMRWV, encoded by the coding sequence ATGCCGATCATTTTGTCTGCAGCAGAAGCGATCCCGCCTTATGTCATTGAACAGCAGCAAGCAATGGAATTTGCGGGTGAGCTTTTTTCAGATTCGTTCAAGGACATTGAGAGGCTATTAACAGCGTTTCAAAACGGACAGATCGAAAAGCGCCATTTTGTAAAAGGGCTGGAATGGTTCAAACACGAAAGGACATTTGAAGAGAAAAATAATGCATATATCGAAAAGGCTGTACAATTAGGTGCGGAAGCAATAACGAAATGTTTAACAAATTCGTTTTTTTTAAAAAACGAGATCCCTTATGAAGAAATTGATGCGATTATTACAGTTTCGACAACCGGTCTTGCGACTCCAAGCATCGAAGCAAGAATTATGAATATTCTTCCATTTTCTTCATACACGAAAAGGATACCAATCTTTGGACTAGGGTGTGCCGGAGGAGCTGCCGGATTATCAAGGGCTTATGAATACTGCCTTGCTTTTCCGAAAGAAAATGTTCTTGTTTTATCAATTGAATTATGCAGCTTAACGTTTCAAAGAAACGACCATTCCAAAAGCAATTTAATTGGTGCTTCCTTGTTCGCAGACGGTGCTGCATGTGCTGTCGTATGCGGAAGAGCGTCAGATATTTTGTCCTATCAAAAACGGGCTTCATCTCCCAACATTTTTGCCACTCAATCAGCGACAATGAAAAACACTCTTGATGTAATGGGATGGGATGTCAAAAATGATGGCCTGTTTGTAGTCTTTTCAAAAGATATTCCAACGAAGATAGAAACTTGGCTAAAACCAAATGTAGAAAAATTGATCCGTGAGTGGAATATCGGTTTAAATGACATTGATCATTTCATTGCCCATCCCGGAGGCAAAAAAGTTTTGGAAGCATATGTAAAAGAACTTAATCTTCCTGAAAACATGACAAAAGATTCTCTCGAAATATTAAAGGAATATGGGAATATGTCTTCGGCAACCATCATATATGTGTTACGGAGGATTATGGAAAAAGCGAATAAAGGTGAAATAGGCTTGGCTGCCGCACTTGGGCCCGGATTCAGCTCTGAATTACTATTAATGAGGTGGGTATAA